A single genomic interval of Bos javanicus breed banteng chromosome 26, ARS-OSU_banteng_1.0, whole genome shotgun sequence harbors:
- the AS3MT gene encoding arsenite methyltransferase isoform X1, whose translation MATPRDAEIRKDVQTYYGQVLKKSADFQTNACVTAARPVPQHIREALQNVHEEVSLRYYGCGLVIPECLENCWILDLGSGSGRDCYALSQLVGEKGHVTGIDMTEGQVEVANKYIEYHMEKYGFQAPNVTFIHGYIEKLEEAGIKNESYDIVISNCAINLVPDKQQVLQEVYRVLKHGGELYFSDVYASLELPEEIRTHKVLWGECLGGALYWKDLSILAKKVGFCPPRLVTANFITVQNKELENMIGDCRFVSATFRLFKLPKTGPTQKCQVIYNGGIRGHEKELIFDANFTFKKDEVVEVDEETVAILKNSRFAQDFLIGPDGEKFPTCGAYTALEVKDVITDPFELAGRSDSAESRSFPAVGGCCSTKKCS comes from the exons A TGGCCACCCCGCGCGACGCTGAGATCCGGAAGGACGTGCAG ACCTACTATGGGCAGGTGCTGAAGAAATCAGCAGACTTCCAGACCAATGCCTGTGTCACTGCAGCCAGGCCGGTCCCTCAGCACATCCGGGAAGCCCTGCAGAATGTACACGAGGAAGTATCCTTGAG gTATTATGGCTGTGGTCTGGTCATCCCTGAGTGTCTGGAAAACTGCTGGATTTTGGACCTGGGTAGTGGAAGTGGCAGAGATTGCTATGCTCTTAGTCAGCTGGTTGGTGAGAAGGGACATGTCACTGGAATAGACATGACAGAAGGTCAG gTGGAAGTAGCTAACAAGTACATTGAATATCACATGGAAAAATATGGGTTCCAGGCACCCAATGTGACTTTTATTCATGGCTACATAGAAAAGTTGGAagaggctggaatcaagaatgaGAGTTATGATATTGTTAT ATCCAATTGTGCCATTAACCTTGTACCTGATAAACAGCAAGTGCTGCAGGAGGTATATCGAGTGTTAAAg CATGGTGGGGAGCTATATTTCAGTGACGTCTATGCTAGCCTTGAATTGCCAGAAGAAATCAGGACACACAAGGTTTTATGGG gtgaGTGCCTGGGTGGTGCTTTGTACTGGAAGGACCTTTCTATCCTTGCCAAAAAAGTTGGGTTCTGCCCTCCACGTTTGGTCACTGCCAATTTCATTACAGTTCAAAACAAGGAGCTGGAAAACATGATCG GCGACTGCCGTTTTGTTTCTGCAACATTTCGCCTCTTCAAACTCCCTAAGACAGGACCAACCCAAAAATGCCAAGTTATTTACAATGGAGGAATCAGAGGACATGAAAAAGAACTAATATTTGATGCAAATTTCACATTTAAG AAAGATGAAGTTGTTGaagtagatgaagaaacagtggctATCTTGAAGAATTCACGATTTGCCCAAGATTTTCTGATCGGGCCAGATGGAGAGAAGTTCCCAACATGTGGAGCCTATACTGCTTTAGAAGTAAAG GATGTGATCACAGATCCATTTGAGCTTGCAGGGAGGTCTGACAGTGCGGAGTCCAGAAGTTTCCCTGCTGTTGGTGGCTGCTGCAGTACAAAGAAATGCTCCTAA
- the AS3MT gene encoding arsenite methyltransferase isoform X2 has protein sequence MATPRDAEIRKDVQTYYGQVLKKSADFQTNACVTAARPVPQHIREALQNVHEEVSLRYYGCGLVIPECLENCWILDLGSGSGRDCYALSQLVGEKGHVTGIDMTEGQVEVANKYIEYHMEKYGFQAPNVTFIHGYIEKLEEAGIKNESYDIVISNCAINLVPDKQQVLQEVYRVLKHGGELYFSDVYASLELPEEIRTHKVLWGECLGGALYWKDLSILAKKVGFCPPRLVTANFITVQNKELENMIGDCRFVSATFRLFKLPKTGPTQKCQVIYNGGIRGHEKELIFDANFTFKDVITDPFELAGRSDSAESRSFPAVGGCCSTKKCS, from the exons A TGGCCACCCCGCGCGACGCTGAGATCCGGAAGGACGTGCAG ACCTACTATGGGCAGGTGCTGAAGAAATCAGCAGACTTCCAGACCAATGCCTGTGTCACTGCAGCCAGGCCGGTCCCTCAGCACATCCGGGAAGCCCTGCAGAATGTACACGAGGAAGTATCCTTGAG gTATTATGGCTGTGGTCTGGTCATCCCTGAGTGTCTGGAAAACTGCTGGATTTTGGACCTGGGTAGTGGAAGTGGCAGAGATTGCTATGCTCTTAGTCAGCTGGTTGGTGAGAAGGGACATGTCACTGGAATAGACATGACAGAAGGTCAG gTGGAAGTAGCTAACAAGTACATTGAATATCACATGGAAAAATATGGGTTCCAGGCACCCAATGTGACTTTTATTCATGGCTACATAGAAAAGTTGGAagaggctggaatcaagaatgaGAGTTATGATATTGTTAT ATCCAATTGTGCCATTAACCTTGTACCTGATAAACAGCAAGTGCTGCAGGAGGTATATCGAGTGTTAAAg CATGGTGGGGAGCTATATTTCAGTGACGTCTATGCTAGCCTTGAATTGCCAGAAGAAATCAGGACACACAAGGTTTTATGGG gtgaGTGCCTGGGTGGTGCTTTGTACTGGAAGGACCTTTCTATCCTTGCCAAAAAAGTTGGGTTCTGCCCTCCACGTTTGGTCACTGCCAATTTCATTACAGTTCAAAACAAGGAGCTGGAAAACATGATCG GCGACTGCCGTTTTGTTTCTGCAACATTTCGCCTCTTCAAACTCCCTAAGACAGGACCAACCCAAAAATGCCAAGTTATTTACAATGGAGGAATCAGAGGACATGAAAAAGAACTAATATTTGATGCAAATTTCACATTTAAG GATGTGATCACAGATCCATTTGAGCTTGCAGGGAGGTCTGACAGTGCGGAGTCCAGAAGTTTCCCTGCTGTTGGTGGCTGCTGCAGTACAAAGAAATGCTCCTAA